A portion of the Bactrocera neohumeralis isolate Rockhampton chromosome 2, APGP_CSIRO_Bneo_wtdbg2-racon-allhic-juicebox.fasta_v2, whole genome shotgun sequence genome contains these proteins:
- the LOC126751177 gene encoding uncharacterized protein LOC126751177, giving the protein MSFKSNWDTKSINHYRTVQRIKKQLRQGNSAYLCNHPEIRAIIRVLIHEAINEKTENFPQFIANLFSCANTPRLIIMINEQMKVVNKELKKSRYTGFDPEMILEERESTHSLISKTSIPDSANAILKYALILPSNGK; this is encoded by the exons ATGAGTTTTAAGAGTAATTGGGATACAAAATCTATAAATCATTACAGAACTGTCCAACGAATTAAAAAGCAACTCCGTCAAGGAAATTCGGCATATTTGTGTAACCATCCAGAA atCCGAGCTATAATACGAGTACTTATTCATGAGGCCATAAAtgagaaaacagaaaattttccTCAATTTATTGCCAATTTATTTAGTTGTGCGAATACGCCTCGTTTGATAATAATG ATTAACGAGCAAATGAAAGTGGTGAATAAAGAGCTTAAGAAAAGTCGTTATACCGGATTTGATCCAGAGATGATTCTTGAAGAAAGAGAGTCAACACATTCATTAATATCTAAAACATCCATACCAGATAGTGCCaatgcaattttaaaatatgctcTCATATTACCTTCAAACGGGAAatga